One part of the Ursus arctos isolate Adak ecotype North America unplaced genomic scaffold, UrsArc2.0 scaffold_14, whole genome shotgun sequence genome encodes these proteins:
- the CD70 gene encoding CD70 antigen, giving the protein MAEEGSGCPVPRLPWASVQRVALQLFILAGVATAVIYCFLCAQRLAQQRQLESPGWDMAELQLNHTGPRQDCRLHWLGGPALGRSFLHGPELDNGQLRVQRSGIYRLHIQVTLANCSSSLGAPTAPRATLMVGICSPAAHSISLLRLNFHEGCVVTSQRLTPLAQGDTLCTNLTLPLLPSPNADETFFGVQWVHP; this is encoded by the exons ATGGCAGAGGAGGGTTCCGGCTGCCCGGTGCCCCGCCTGCCCTGGGCGTCCGTGCAGAGGGTTGCTCTGCAGCTGTTCATCCTGGCGGGCGTTGCGACGGCTGTAATATACTGCTTCCTGTGCGCCCAGCGCCTCGCGCAGCAGCGGCAGCTCGAGTCACCTGGG tgGGACATGGCTGAGCTCCAGCTGAACCACACAG GACCGCGGCAGGACTGCAGGCTGCACTGGCTGGGAGGCCCGGCCCTGGGCCGCTCCTTCCTGCACGGACCGGAGCTGGACAACGGGCAGCTGCGTGTCCAGCGCAGTGGCATCTATAGGCTGCACATCCAAGTGACACTGGCCAACTGCTCGTCCTCCCTGGGGGCCCCCACGGCCCCCAGGGCCACCCTGATGGTGGGCATCTGCTCCCCAGCCGCCCACAGCATCAGCCTGCTACGTCTCAACTTTCACGAAGGCTGTGTGGTCACCTCCCAGCGCCTGACACCGTTGGCCCAAGGGGACACTCTCTGCACCAACCTCACCCTGCCTCTGCTGCCGTCCCCAAATGCTGATGAGACCTTTTTTGGGGTTCAGTGGGTGCACCCCTAA